One genomic segment of Streptomyces sp. RerS4 includes these proteins:
- the moaC gene encoding cyclic pyranopterin monophosphate synthase MoaC has product MSTQSRLTHIDEAGAARMVDVSEKDVTTRTARASGRVLVSSQVIELLRGEGVPKGDALATARIAGIMGAKKTPDLIPLCHPLAVSGVKVELSVTDEAVEILATVKTTDRTGVEMEALTAVAVAGLTVIDMVKAVDKGAVITDVRVEEKTGGKSGDWSRR; this is encoded by the coding sequence ATGAGTACGCAGAGCAGGCTGACGCACATCGACGAGGCGGGCGCGGCCCGGATGGTCGACGTATCCGAGAAGGACGTCACCACCCGTACGGCCCGCGCCAGCGGACGCGTCCTCGTCTCGTCACAGGTCATCGAGTTGCTGCGCGGCGAGGGCGTGCCGAAGGGCGACGCCCTCGCCACCGCGCGGATCGCCGGGATCATGGGCGCCAAGAAGACCCCCGACCTGATCCCGCTGTGTCACCCGCTCGCGGTGTCCGGCGTCAAGGTCGAGCTGTCGGTGACCGACGAGGCCGTCGAGATCCTCGCCACCGTGAAGACCACCGACCGCACGGGCGTCGAGATGGAGGCGCTGACCGCCGTCGCCGTCGCCGGGCTCACCGTCATCGACATGGTCAAGGCGGTCGACAAGGGCGCGGTCATCACCGACGTCCGGGTGGAGGAGAAGACCGGCGGCAAGTCGGGCGACTGGAGCCGGCGGTGA
- the galU gene encoding UTP--glucose-1-phosphate uridylyltransferase GalU produces MTQSHPVIKKAVIPAAGLGTRFLPATKATPKEMLPVVDKPAIQYVVEEAVSAGLDDVLMITGRNKRPLEDHFDRNYELESALIAKGDDDRLKKVQESSDLATMHYVRQGDPRGLGHAVLCAEPHVGDEPFAVLLGDDLIDPRDPLLRQMVDVHARTGGTVIALMEVDPANVHLYGCAAVEPTDDADVVRITGLVEKPDASEAPSNFAVIGRYVLNPAIFGILRETEPGRGGEIQLTDALQKLAADESVGGPVHGVVFRGRRYDTGDRGDYLRAIVRLACEREDLGPEFRTWLHRYVTEEM; encoded by the coding sequence ATGACTCAGTCGCACCCCGTGATCAAGAAAGCCGTCATTCCGGCTGCGGGCCTCGGCACTCGGTTCCTTCCGGCGACCAAGGCGACCCCCAAGGAAATGCTGCCCGTCGTGGACAAGCCGGCCATCCAGTACGTGGTCGAGGAAGCCGTTTCGGCCGGCCTGGACGACGTACTCATGATCACGGGTCGTAACAAGCGACCCCTGGAAGACCACTTCGACCGGAACTACGAGCTGGAATCCGCCCTCATCGCCAAGGGCGACGACGACCGCCTGAAGAAGGTCCAGGAGTCCAGCGACCTCGCCACCATGCACTACGTGCGCCAGGGCGACCCCCGCGGCCTCGGCCACGCCGTCCTGTGCGCCGAACCGCACGTCGGCGACGAACCCTTCGCCGTCCTCCTCGGCGACGACCTCATCGACCCCCGCGACCCGCTCCTGCGGCAGATGGTCGACGTCCACGCCCGCACCGGCGGCACCGTGATCGCGCTCATGGAGGTCGACCCGGCCAACGTCCACCTCTACGGCTGCGCCGCCGTGGAGCCCACCGACGACGCGGACGTCGTACGGATCACCGGCCTCGTCGAGAAGCCGGACGCCTCCGAGGCGCCCAGCAACTTCGCCGTCATCGGACGCTACGTCCTCAACCCGGCGATCTTCGGCATACTGCGGGAGACCGAGCCGGGCCGCGGCGGGGAGATCCAGCTCACCGACGCCCTGCAGAAGCTGGCCGCCGACGAGAGCGTGGGCGGCCCGGTGCACGGTGTGGTCTTCCGGGGCCGCCGCTACGACACCGGGGACCGCGGGGACTATCTGCGGGCCATCGTCCGACTCGCGTGCGAGCGGGAGGACCTCGGCCCGGAGTTCCGCACCTGGCTTCACCGTTACGTCACGGAGGAGATGTAG
- a CDS encoding 5-formyltetrahydrofolate cyclo-ligase, whose product MRRELLAARRALSPEARRTAARALARTALALPELTDARTVAAYVSVGGEPGTRDLLDALRAAGKRVLLPLLLPDNDLDWAAYEGPESLAEAAHPGKMRLLEPAGPPLGPRAVTEADAVLLPGLAVDRRGMRLGRGGGSYDRVLARLERAGAHPALVVLLYDEEVVARVPEEPHDHPVQAVATPSGVVRFTAST is encoded by the coding sequence CTGCGCCGCGAACTCCTCGCCGCCCGCCGGGCCCTGTCGCCCGAGGCCAGGCGTACGGCGGCCCGCGCGCTGGCCCGCACCGCCCTCGCGCTGCCCGAACTGACCGACGCGCGCACGGTGGCCGCGTACGTCTCCGTCGGCGGCGAACCCGGCACCCGCGACCTGCTCGACGCGCTGCGCGCCGCCGGCAAGCGCGTGCTGCTGCCCCTGCTGCTGCCCGACAACGACCTCGACTGGGCCGCGTACGAGGGTCCGGAGAGCCTCGCCGAGGCCGCGCACCCGGGGAAGATGCGCCTGCTGGAGCCGGCCGGGCCGCCGCTGGGCCCGCGGGCCGTCACCGAGGCGGACGCCGTCCTGCTGCCGGGGCTGGCGGTGGACCGCCGCGGGATGCGGCTCGGGCGGGGCGGGGGCTCGTACGACCGCGTGCTCGCCCGGCTGGAACGGGCCGGGGCGCATCCCGCGCTGGTGGTGCTCCTCTACGACGAAGAGGTGGTCGCGCGGGTCCCGGAGGAACCGCACGACCACCCCGTCCAGGCGGTGGCCACCCCCTCGGGGGTGGTGCGCTTTACGGCTTCAACGTGA
- a CDS encoding penicillin acylase family protein, with product MPATESGPPVKKKGRRARARLLVLVMVLALLAGLGYGAYWSVDTVRASFPQTTGSLKVPGLTGTVDVKRDEHGIPQLYADNDEDLFRAQGFVHAQDRFWEMDVRRHMTSGRLSEMFGSGQVETDAFLRTLGWRQVAQAEYDTKLSPETKKYLQAYADGVNAYLKGKSGKDLSVEHAALKISDGYAPEQWTPVDSVAWLKAMAWDLRGNMQDEIDRSLMASSLSQQQIDELYPPYPFDRNKPIVEGGTVAGGKYAPAGTPGASTGTGTGTGTGTGTGSTGTGTGSTGTGTGANGTGNATGGTGTGTGTGTGTGLAGNSTAQGAGAGLRTQLTSLAKTLDEIPAILGPNGSGIGSNSWVISGKYTTTGKPLLANDPHLSPQLPSVWYQMGLHCRAVSAQCQYDVAGYTFSGMPGVVVGHNTDIAWGLTNLGADVTDLYLEQIKPDGYVYDNKTLPFTVREEEIKVAGGASKKITVRSTNNGPLVSDRSDELGTVGTRAPVPSSAPDRGNGYAIALRWTALDPGKSMDAIFKLNRAKDFNAFRAAAADFEVPSQNLIYADNKGATGNIGYQAPGRIPIRTQGDGRMPAPGWDPKYAWKGGKDGNAGYIPQSEMPWELNPARGYIVTANQAVTESGTGAGKYPYVLTTDWGYGARSQRINDLIEAKIKDNGKISTDDMRTMQMDNSSEIAALLTPMLAKIQVSDPDVRSAQKLLDGWNYTQEPDSAAAAYFNAVWRNILKLSFGDKMPKELRVDGSCVNVKEPTGPNDDLADIVRECGQRGPDSAQPDGGDRWFEVVRRLVKDEKSPWWKSPARKLGEKETTTRDELFARAMEDARWELTAKLGKDQSTWSWGRLHQLTLKNQTIGTEGPGFMQWLLNRGPWNLGGGEATVNATGWNAASGYDVTWVPSMRMVVNLNDLDKSRWINLTGASGHAYHSNYTDQTTLWAKGELLDWPFGKEAVDKATVETLTLKP from the coding sequence ATGCCCGCCACAGAATCCGGACCTCCCGTCAAGAAGAAGGGACGACGCGCACGCGCACGCCTGCTCGTGCTCGTCATGGTCCTGGCGCTCTTGGCGGGCCTCGGCTACGGCGCGTACTGGAGCGTGGACACCGTGCGCGCCTCCTTCCCGCAGACCACCGGCTCCCTCAAGGTCCCCGGCCTGACCGGGACCGTCGACGTCAAGCGCGACGAGCACGGGATCCCCCAGCTCTACGCCGACAACGACGAGGACCTCTTCCGCGCGCAGGGCTTCGTCCACGCGCAGGACCGGTTCTGGGAGATGGACGTACGCCGCCACATGACCTCCGGCCGCCTGTCGGAGATGTTCGGCTCCGGCCAGGTGGAGACCGACGCCTTCCTGCGCACGCTGGGCTGGCGTCAGGTCGCGCAGGCCGAGTACGACACCAAGCTCTCACCCGAGACGAAGAAGTACCTCCAGGCCTACGCCGACGGGGTCAACGCGTACCTGAAGGGGAAGTCCGGCAAGGACCTCTCCGTCGAGCACGCCGCCCTGAAGATCAGCGACGGCTACGCGCCCGAGCAGTGGACGCCGGTCGACTCGGTGGCCTGGCTCAAGGCCATGGCCTGGGACCTGCGCGGCAACATGCAGGACGAGATCGACCGCTCGCTGATGGCCTCCTCGCTCTCGCAGCAGCAGATCGACGAGCTGTACCCGCCGTACCCCTTCGACCGGAACAAGCCGATCGTCGAGGGCGGCACGGTCGCGGGCGGCAAGTACGCCCCGGCCGGCACCCCCGGCGCCTCCACCGGCACGGGTACGGGCACGGGCACGGGCACGGGCACGGGCTCGACGGGCACCGGCACCGGCTCCACCGGTACGGGTACGGGCGCCAACGGAACCGGCAACGCCACCGGCGGAACCGGCACCGGCACCGGCACGGGAACCGGCACCGGCCTCGCCGGCAACTCCACCGCCCAGGGCGCCGGCGCGGGCCTGCGTACGCAGCTCACCTCCCTCGCCAAGACCCTGGACGAGATCCCCGCCATCCTCGGCCCCAACGGCAGCGGCATCGGCTCGAACTCCTGGGTGATCTCCGGCAAGTACACGACCACCGGCAAGCCGCTCCTCGCGAACGACCCGCACCTCTCCCCGCAGCTGCCCTCGGTCTGGTACCAGATGGGCCTGCACTGCCGCGCGGTCTCGGCGCAGTGCCAGTACGACGTGGCCGGCTACACCTTCTCGGGCATGCCGGGCGTGGTCGTCGGCCACAACACCGACATCGCCTGGGGCCTGACCAACCTCGGCGCCGACGTCACCGACCTCTACCTGGAGCAGATCAAGCCCGACGGATACGTCTACGACAACAAGACGCTCCCCTTCACCGTCCGCGAAGAGGAGATCAAGGTCGCCGGCGGCGCGAGCAAGAAGATCACCGTCCGCAGCACCAACAACGGACCGCTGGTCTCCGACCGCAGCGACGAACTCGGTACGGTCGGCACCCGCGCCCCCGTCCCCAGCTCCGCCCCCGACCGCGGCAACGGCTACGCCATCGCCCTGCGCTGGACCGCCCTGGACCCCGGCAAGTCGATGGACGCGATCTTCAAGCTGAACCGCGCGAAGGACTTCAACGCCTTCCGCGCCGCGGCCGCCGACTTCGAGGTCCCCTCGCAGAACCTGATCTACGCCGACAACAAGGGCGCCACCGGCAACATCGGCTACCAGGCCCCGGGTCGCATCCCGATCCGCACCCAGGGCGACGGCCGCATGCCGGCGCCCGGCTGGGACCCGAAGTACGCCTGGAAGGGCGGCAAGGACGGCAACGCGGGCTACATCCCGCAGAGCGAGATGCCCTGGGAGCTCAACCCGGCCCGCGGCTACATCGTCACCGCCAACCAGGCCGTCACCGAGTCCGGCACCGGCGCGGGCAAGTACCCGTACGTCCTGACCACCGACTGGGGCTACGGCGCCCGCAGCCAGCGGATCAACGACCTCATCGAGGCGAAGATCAAGGACAACGGCAAGATCTCCACCGACGACATGCGCACCATGCAGATGGACAACAGCAGCGAGATCGCCGCGCTGCTGACCCCGATGCTGGCCAAGATCCAGGTCTCCGACCCGGACGTGCGCTCGGCGCAGAAGCTCCTCGACGGCTGGAACTACACGCAGGAGCCCGACTCGGCGGCGGCCGCGTACTTCAACGCGGTGTGGCGCAACATCCTGAAGCTCTCCTTCGGCGACAAGATGCCCAAGGAACTGCGGGTGGACGGCAGCTGCGTCAACGTCAAGGAGCCCACCGGCCCCAACGACGACCTCGCCGACATCGTCCGCGAATGCGGCCAGCGCGGCCCGGACTCGGCGCAGCCCGACGGTGGCGACCGCTGGTTCGAGGTGGTCCGCCGGCTGGTCAAGGACGAGAAGTCGCCCTGGTGGAAGTCGCCGGCCCGCAAGCTGGGCGAGAAGGAGACCACGACCCGCGACGAGCTGTTCGCGCGGGCCATGGAGGACGCCCGCTGGGAGCTGACCGCCAAGCTCGGCAAGGACCAGTCCACCTGGAGCTGGGGTCGACTGCACCAGCTGACGCTGAAGAACCAGACGATCGGCACCGAGGGCCCCGGCTTCATGCAGTGGCTCCTCAACCGCGGCCCGTGGAACCTGGGCGGCGGTGAGGCCACCGTCAACGCGACCGGCTGGAACGCCGCCAGCGGCTACGACGTCACCTGGGTGCCGTCGATGCGGATGGTCGTCAACCTCAACGACCTCGACAAGTCGCGCTGGATCAACCTCACCGGCGCCTCCGGTCACGCCTACCACTCCAACTACACGGACCAGACGACGCTCTGGGCCAAGGGCGAGCTGCTGGACTGGCCCTTCGGCAAGGAGGCCGTGGACAAGGCGACGGTCGAGACGCTCACGTTGAAGCCGTAA
- a CDS encoding potassium/proton antiporter, producing the protein MLLVAVAAVRISSRSGLPSLLIYLGIGIAIGQDGIGNVVFDNAELTQVIGYAALVVILAEGGLGTKWKEIRPALPAATVLSLVGVAISVGVTAAGAHYLVGLEWRQALLIGAVVSSTDAAAVFSVLRKVPLPARVTGVLEAESGFNDAPVVILVVAFSTVGPVDEWYVLLGKIALELTIGAAIGLAVGFLGAYGLRHVALPASGLYPIAVMAIAVTAYAAGAMAHGSGFLAVYLAAMVLGNAKLPHWPATRGFADGLGWIAQIGMFVLLGLLVTPHELGHDFWPAVIIGLVLTMVARPLEVFVSLLPFRLPWQEKTLMSWAGLRGAVPIILATIPMVSGIEGSDRVFNIVFVLVVVYTLVQGPTLPWLARKLNLRDTDETAADLGIESAPLEKLRGHLLSFAIPDASRMHGVEVGELRLPAGASVTLVVRDGKSFVPMPTTVLRRGDELLVVATDPVRDAAEARLRAVARGGKLAGWLGTGGGAPL; encoded by the coding sequence GTGCTGCTCGTCGCCGTGGCGGCGGTGCGCATCTCTTCACGCAGCGGTCTCCCCAGCCTGCTCATCTACCTCGGCATAGGCATAGCGATAGGCCAGGACGGCATAGGCAACGTCGTCTTCGACAACGCCGAACTGACCCAGGTCATCGGCTATGCCGCGCTCGTCGTGATCCTCGCCGAGGGCGGTCTGGGCACCAAGTGGAAAGAGATCAGGCCGGCGCTGCCGGCGGCGACCGTGCTGTCTTTGGTCGGCGTCGCGATCAGTGTGGGCGTGACGGCGGCGGGCGCGCACTACCTCGTGGGGCTGGAGTGGCGCCAGGCGCTGCTGATCGGCGCGGTCGTCTCCTCGACGGACGCGGCGGCCGTCTTCTCGGTCCTGCGCAAGGTCCCGCTCCCCGCGCGGGTGACGGGCGTACTGGAGGCCGAGTCGGGCTTCAACGACGCTCCGGTGGTCATCCTGGTCGTGGCCTTCTCGACGGTCGGACCGGTGGACGAGTGGTACGTGCTGCTCGGCAAGATCGCGCTGGAGCTGACCATCGGCGCCGCGATCGGCCTGGCGGTGGGGTTCCTGGGGGCGTACGGACTGCGGCACGTGGCCCTGCCCGCCTCGGGTCTGTACCCGATCGCGGTGATGGCGATCGCGGTGACCGCGTACGCTGCCGGCGCGATGGCGCACGGCTCCGGCTTCCTCGCCGTGTACCTGGCGGCGATGGTGCTGGGCAACGCGAAGCTGCCGCACTGGCCGGCGACGCGGGGGTTCGCGGACGGGCTCGGCTGGATCGCGCAGATAGGCATGTTCGTGCTGCTGGGTCTGCTGGTGACCCCGCACGAGCTGGGGCACGACTTCTGGCCCGCTGTGATCATCGGATTGGTGTTGACGATGGTGGCGCGGCCGCTGGAGGTCTTCGTCAGCCTGCTCCCGTTCCGCCTGCCGTGGCAGGAGAAGACCCTGATGTCGTGGGCGGGCCTGCGCGGCGCCGTGCCCATCATCCTGGCGACGATCCCGATGGTGTCGGGGATCGAGGGCAGCGACCGGGTCTTCAACATCGTCTTCGTGCTCGTCGTCGTCTACACGCTGGTCCAGGGGCCGACGCTGCCGTGGCTGGCGCGCAAGCTCAACCTCCGGGACACGGACGAGACCGCCGCCGACCTCGGGATCGAGTCGGCGCCGCTGGAGAAGCTGCGCGGTCACCTGCTGTCGTTCGCGATACCGGACGCCTCGCGGATGCACGGGGTGGAGGTCGGCGAGCTGCGCCTGCCGGCCGGGGCGTCGGTGACGCTGGTGGTGCGGGACGGGAAGAGCTTCGTACCGATGCCGACGACGGTGCTGCGGCGCGGTGACGAGCTGCTGGTGGTGGCGACGGATCCGGTGCGCGACGCGGCGGAGGCGCGCCTGCGCGCGGTGGCGCGCGGCGGCAAGCTCGCGGGGTGGCTGGGGACGGGTGGAGGGGCGCCGCTCTAG
- a CDS encoding MFS transporter: MTSAVTTDKSATSTRPGYGQLLRTPGALGFVLPGFAARLPFGMLTISILLLVQHVTGSYGDAGIVSAVTGVSMALFAPVMGKLTDRRGQSAVLVPVVLVHATAVSALTALALLGAPLWALALAAVPAGASVPQVGPMVRSRWAAKLEGSPLLPTAAAFESVTDEFTFVVGPVLATALCTGIHPAAGLTTEAALTLLGGLFFAAQRATEPKVVAPAANGEKHASALSFPGLRVLIVAFLGIGAVFGGMQISLTAFAAEIGNPGANGLLYGIFAAGNMIAGIAMGAIAWKIGPRRRLILGYIGLTAAASLLWAAHSVILMGALGLVVGLCIAPALITGYTMIEQLIPAAARTEAFTWLTGAVAFGQAVAVILAGRLTDAHGSSYGFLVPLVATALALATLLTLRAKLAPARATRVIARGEVSRELASAGK, from the coding sequence GTGACATCCGCGGTCACGACCGACAAGTCCGCCACGTCCACCCGCCCCGGCTACGGGCAGCTCCTGCGCACGCCCGGCGCCCTCGGCTTCGTCCTCCCCGGCTTCGCCGCCCGCCTGCCCTTCGGCATGCTGACCATCAGCATCCTGCTGCTCGTGCAGCACGTGACCGGCTCCTACGGCGACGCCGGCATCGTCTCCGCCGTCACCGGCGTCTCGATGGCCCTCTTCGCCCCGGTCATGGGCAAGCTCACCGACCGCCGCGGCCAGAGCGCCGTCCTCGTGCCGGTCGTCCTCGTCCACGCCACCGCGGTCTCCGCTCTGACCGCGCTGGCGCTCCTCGGCGCCCCCCTGTGGGCGCTCGCGCTGGCCGCCGTCCCGGCCGGCGCATCCGTCCCGCAGGTCGGCCCGATGGTCCGCTCCCGCTGGGCCGCCAAGCTGGAGGGCTCGCCGCTGCTGCCGACGGCCGCCGCGTTCGAGTCCGTCACCGACGAGTTCACCTTCGTCGTCGGCCCCGTGCTCGCCACCGCGCTGTGCACCGGCATCCACCCTGCCGCCGGTCTCACCACCGAAGCGGCCCTGACGCTGCTCGGCGGCCTGTTCTTCGCCGCCCAGCGCGCCACCGAGCCGAAGGTCGTCGCCCCGGCGGCGAACGGCGAGAAGCACGCCTCCGCCCTGTCCTTCCCGGGCCTGCGTGTCCTGATCGTCGCGTTCCTCGGCATCGGCGCCGTCTTCGGCGGCATGCAGATCTCCCTCACCGCCTTCGCCGCCGAGATCGGCAACCCGGGCGCCAACGGCCTGCTCTACGGCATCTTCGCCGCGGGCAACATGATCGCCGGCATCGCCATGGGCGCCATCGCCTGGAAGATCGGCCCGCGCCGTCGCCTGATCCTCGGCTACATCGGCCTCACCGCAGCCGCCTCGCTCCTGTGGGCCGCGCACTCGGTGATCCTGATGGGCGCGCTCGGCCTGGTCGTCGGTCTGTGCATCGCGCCCGCGCTGATCACCGGCTACACCATGATCGAGCAGCTCATCCCGGCCGCCGCGCGGACCGAGGCCTTCACCTGGCTGACCGGCGCCGTCGCCTTCGGGCAGGCCGTCGCCGTGATCCTGGCCGGCCGCCTGACGGACGCGCACGGGTCCTCGTACGGCTTCCTGGTGCCGCTGGTGGCGACCGCGCTCGCGCTGGCCACGCTGCTGACGCTGCGCGCGAAGCTGGCACCGGCCCGTGCGACCCGCGTGATCGCGCGCGGCGAGGTGAGCCGCGAACTCGCCTCGGCCGGCAAGTGA
- a CDS encoding FmdB family zinc ribbon protein — MPTYQYQCTECGEGLEAVQKFTDDALTVCPNCDGRLKKVFSAVGIVFKGSGFYRNDSRGASSSSTPASKSSSSSSATSSTTSTAAPAASSSSTSAGTSSSTSAA; from the coding sequence GTGCCGACCTACCAGTACCAGTGCACCGAGTGCGGTGAGGGCCTTGAGGCCGTGCAGAAGTTCACCGATGACGCGCTGACCGTGTGCCCGAACTGCGACGGACGCCTGAAGAAGGTGTTCTCCGCCGTCGGCATCGTGTTCAAGGGCTCCGGTTTCTACCGGAACGACAGCCGTGGCGCGTCGTCGAGCAGCACGCCTGCCTCGAAGTCGTCCTCGTCGTCGTCCGCCACGTCCTCGACGACGTCGACGGCCGCTCCGGCCGCCTCGTCCTCCTCGACGTCGGCCGGCACGAGCAGCTCCACCTCGGCCGCCTGA
- a CDS encoding S-methyl-5'-thioadenosine phosphorylase: MVNAEIGVIGGSGFYSFLEDVSEIQVETPYGSPSDSLYVGELAGRQVAFLPRHGSSHTVPPHKINYRANLWALRSVGVRQVLGPCAVGGLRAEYGPGTLLVPDQLVDRTKSRAQTFFDGEPLPDGSVPNVVHTTFADPYCPVGRSVALAAARGRDWEPVDGGTMVVIEGPRFSTRAESRWHAAAGWSVVGMTGHPEAVLARELGLCYTSMALVTDLDAGAETGEGVSHTEVLKVFGENVGRLREVLFDAVAALPPTDSRDCLCTHAHDGWDLGIELP, translated from the coding sequence ATGGTGAACGCAGAGATCGGCGTAATCGGCGGTTCGGGCTTCTACTCCTTCCTGGAGGACGTCTCCGAGATCCAGGTCGAGACCCCGTACGGCTCCCCGAGCGACTCGCTGTACGTGGGCGAGCTGGCCGGCCGTCAGGTGGCCTTCCTGCCGCGCCACGGAAGCAGCCACACCGTGCCGCCTCACAAGATCAACTACCGGGCCAACCTGTGGGCACTGCGCTCCGTCGGCGTCCGCCAGGTGCTGGGCCCCTGCGCGGTCGGTGGCCTGCGGGCCGAGTACGGGCCGGGCACGCTGCTGGTGCCCGACCAGCTGGTCGACCGTACGAAGTCCCGTGCGCAGACCTTCTTCGACGGCGAGCCGCTGCCCGACGGCAGCGTCCCCAACGTCGTGCACACCACCTTCGCCGACCCGTACTGCCCCGTCGGGCGTTCCGTCGCCCTCGCGGCGGCGCGGGGCCGTGACTGGGAGCCGGTGGACGGCGGGACCATGGTCGTCATCGAGGGGCCGCGGTTCTCGACGCGCGCCGAGTCGCGCTGGCACGCGGCGGCCGGCTGGTCGGTGGTCGGCATGACCGGGCATCCGGAGGCCGTCCTCGCGCGCGAGCTGGGGCTCTGCTACACGTCGATGGCCCTGGTCACGGACCTGGACGCGGGCGCCGAGACCGGTGAGGGCGTCTCGCACACGGAGGTGCTGAAGGTGTTCGGGGAGAACGTCGGCCGGCTGCGCGAGGTCCTCTTCGACGCGGTGGCGGCGCTTCCGCCGACGGATTCGCGCGACTGCCTGTGCACGCACGCCCACGACGGCTGGGACCTGGGCATCGAGCTGCCGTAG
- the mscL gene encoding large conductance mechanosensitive channel protein MscL, with product MSEKKESVLAGFKAFLMRGNVVDLAVAVVIGAAFTNIVNSIVKGIISPLVGAIGTKNLDVYTSCLKAPCGVDAKGEPTGVNIMWGSVLNATLTFLITAAVVYFLMVLPMARYLAKVEARRKAREGVKETIEITELEVLKEIRDALVAQRGANGSTRTAGTRDAF from the coding sequence ATGAGCGAGAAGAAGGAGAGCGTCCTGGCGGGCTTCAAGGCCTTCCTGATGCGCGGCAACGTGGTGGACCTGGCGGTGGCCGTGGTCATCGGCGCCGCGTTCACGAACATCGTGAACTCGATCGTGAAGGGCATCATCAGCCCTCTCGTGGGTGCCATCGGCACCAAAAACCTGGATGTCTACACCTCGTGTCTGAAAGCACCCTGTGGGGTCGACGCGAAGGGCGAGCCGACCGGCGTGAACATCATGTGGGGCTCCGTGCTCAACGCCACGCTGACCTTCCTGATCACCGCGGCGGTCGTGTACTTCCTGATGGTGCTGCCGATGGCCAGGTACCTCGCCAAGGTGGAGGCACGCCGCAAGGCACGGGAAGGCGTCAAGGAGACCATCGAGATCACCGAGCTGGAGGTCCTCAAGGAGATCCGGGACGCCCTCGTCGCGCAGCGGGGGGCGAACGGAAGCACCAGGACGGCGGGGACGCGCGACGCGTTCTGA
- a CDS encoding low temperature requirement protein A: MTYVPMTARSRDEEHRAATPLELFFDLCFVVAIAQAGQRLVHALAEGHPGTGVIGYAFVFFGVWWAWMNFTWFASAYDCDDVPYRIATLVQIAGVLVYAAGVSRAFDENDWTVAVIGYLIMRVALTAQWLRAAAGESGGARTAALTYAAGLVLCQAGWVALLFAPDDLKRWLFLVLVCAELSVPVIAERHHQTPWHAHHIVERYGLFTIIVLGETIAASTVAVKSALDEHEALGELLPIAAGGLLIVFAAWWIYFAVPMHERLNTNREAIPWGYGHLLIFASGAAIGAGIEVAVEHAVGKAHISLIAANAAVTVPSAVFLLVVWLLHSRHFKRGPAQQLVLPVSALALLACTWAGAYAVSYAGLVATAAVVVGTALSVREPAGHALAGH, from the coding sequence ATGACGTACGTACCGATGACCGCCCGCAGCCGCGACGAGGAACACCGGGCGGCGACCCCGCTGGAGCTGTTCTTCGATCTCTGCTTCGTCGTCGCGATCGCGCAGGCCGGTCAGCGCCTGGTGCACGCGCTGGCGGAGGGGCATCCGGGGACCGGGGTGATCGGCTACGCGTTCGTGTTCTTCGGCGTGTGGTGGGCGTGGATGAACTTCACGTGGTTCGCCTCCGCCTACGACTGCGACGACGTGCCGTACCGGATCGCGACGCTCGTCCAGATCGCCGGAGTGCTCGTCTACGCGGCCGGCGTGAGCCGCGCCTTCGACGAGAACGACTGGACGGTGGCCGTCATCGGCTACCTGATCATGCGCGTCGCGTTGACCGCCCAGTGGTTGCGGGCGGCGGCCGGGGAGAGTGGCGGCGCCCGTACGGCCGCGCTGACGTACGCGGCGGGACTGGTGCTCTGTCAGGCGGGCTGGGTGGCGTTGCTGTTCGCGCCGGACGACCTCAAGCGGTGGCTGTTCCTTGTGCTGGTCTGCGCGGAGCTGTCGGTGCCGGTGATCGCGGAACGGCACCACCAGACGCCGTGGCACGCCCACCACATCGTGGAGCGCTACGGACTGTTCACGATCATCGTGCTCGGCGAGACGATCGCGGCGAGCACCGTGGCGGTGAAGTCGGCGCTGGACGAGCACGAGGCCTTGGGCGAGCTGTTGCCGATCGCCGCCGGCGGGCTGCTGATCGTCTTCGCCGCGTGGTGGATCTACTTCGCGGTGCCGATGCACGAGCGGCTGAACACCAACCGGGAAGCCATCCCGTGGGGCTACGGCCACCTGCTGATCTTCGCCTCGGGTGCGGCGATCGGCGCGGGCATCGAGGTCGCCGTCGAGCACGCGGTGGGCAAGGCGCACATCTCGCTGATCGCCGCGAACGCCGCCGTCACCGTCCCGTCGGCCGTGTTCCTGCTGGTGGTGTGGCTGCTGCATTCGCGGCACTTCAAGCGGGGCCCCGCCCAGCAGTTGGTCCTGCCGGTGTCCGCGCTCGCGCTGCTGGCCTGTACCTGGGCGGGTGCCTACGCCGTGTCGTACGCGGGGCTGGTGGCGACGGCCGCCGTCGTGGTGGGGACGGCCCTGTCGGTACGGGAGCCGGCCGGACACGCCCTCGCCGGGCACTGA